Proteins encoded in a region of the Coffea eugenioides isolate CCC68of chromosome 4, Ceug_1.0, whole genome shotgun sequence genome:
- the LOC113769119 gene encoding protein FAR1-RELATED SEQUENCE 5-like — MDCSKLAENGTPELGMEFNSEEDAYNFYNKYAFKMGFSVRKDYLNKDKDGVTTSRRYSCCKEGVKHKYEGDVMPKRTRAPTKTGCGAKMVIVLFRGTMKYRVHDLVLEHNHELHIAQCAHMMPSQRKVSVAQGFQAEISEDAGLSLKQSHELMGTEAGGMGMLIDYNIFGDVVTFDTTYKTNKEYRPLGVFVGFNQHRQIVIFGAALMYDETIDSFKWVFGTFLEAMCGKHPSTILTDQDHAMTAALSIVMPETFHGLCTFHIRRNFMKHLGNHYKKNSDLPYMFGACMYEFEEVEQFNRVWEAMVKKHNLENNEWLSGLYKIRDKWARCMMKERWTAGMRSTQLSESLNAAIKNHLKLDHDLVQFFRHFNRVVDEKRHNELIAEYEMRHKLPMVGLRQTPMLVHASETYSPTVFVAFQNEYGESTAMVILRQQDAAMFVEFAVMRYDGGPERIVVFNRNDLSVRCSCKKYENEGILCGHALKVFDTVGIKIIPPEYIKRRWTKRARAGDCFDRRGQEVVADPKVMISTRYRELAPAMIKVATRAAMSEDTSKVAITVISDLSKRVELLLSESEEQPLQNQKNLNMEERDKIEIVNEMGEAVVARGIKKRGGGKKSRVMRSWVDKFDRVKRKSRLSRTTQTTVSESEPTSISFEEYMFMGCRSSTDSVSTHSMSQTVNGPPNAVAPDIDESQTVHRLANQGPPASVPTEWMHPRFSIFSKHNSVRDVLMEERGAISTHCDVDAYHVFAPSPQERNNTQGLQLRVDVASPQNEVDE; from the exons ATGGATTGCAGCAAATTGGCAGAAAATGGGACCCCTGAATTAGGAATGGAGTTCAACAGTGAAGAGGATGCGTACAACTTTTACAACAAGTATGCCTTTAAAATGGGTTTCAGTGTACGTAAAGACTATCTGAATAAAGACAAAGACGGCGTGACCACGTCTAGGAGATATAGTTGCTGCAAGGAAGGTGTGAAACACAAGTACGAAGGTGATGTGATGCCAAAGAGGACACGAGCGCCGACGAAAACAGGGTGTGGAGCTAAGATGGTTATCGTGTTGTTTAGAGGGACAATGAAGTACCGTGTGCATGACCTTGTCTTAGAGCATAATCATGAGTTGCACATTGCTCAATGTGCTCATATGATGCCATCACAAAGAAAAGTGAGTGTGGCTCAAGGATTCCAAGCTGAAATAAGCGAGGATGCTGGGCTTTCATTGAAACAGAGCCATGAGCTTATGGGAACGGAAGCAGGTGGGATGG GAATGTTAATTGACTACAACATTTTTGGAGACGTAGTCACATTCGACACaacctacaaaacaaataaagaataccGGCCACTTGGAGTATTTGTGGGTTTTAACCAGCATAGGCAAATTGTGATATTCGGTGCTGCCCTTATGTATGATGAGACGATAGATTCTTTCAAATGGGTGTTTGGTACATTTTTAGAAGCAATGTGCGGAAAACATCCAAGTACCATACTAACCGACCAAGATCACGCCATGACAGCCGCTCTTTCAATTGTCATGCCTGAAACATTTCACGGTCTATGTACGTTTCACATAAGGCGTAATTTTATGAAACATCTTGGcaatcactacaagaaaaataGTGATCTTCCATACATGTTTGGTGCCTGCATGTATGAGTTTGAAGAAGTGGAACAATTCAATAGGGTGTGGGAGGCGATGGTGAAGAAACACAatcttgaaaataatgaatggcTCTCAGGGTTGTACAAAATTCGTGATAAATGGGCAAGGTGCAtgatgaaagaaagatggaCCGCGGGAATGCGAAGCACCCAACTCAGCGAAAGCCTAAATGCAGCaattaaaaatcatttgaaactggATCATGACCTTGTGCAGTTCTTTAGACATTTCAATCGGGTGGTTGATGAAAAGAGACATAATGAACTGATCGCAGAATATGAAATGAGGCATAAGCTCCCCATGGTAGGGTTAAGGCAAACACCTATGCTTGTGCATGCATCAGAGACGTATTCACCAACCGTATTTGTTGCATTCCAAAATGAATATGGCGAGTCAACAGCTATGGTTATATTGAGACAACAAGATGCAGCGATGTTTGTGGAGTTTGCGGTCATGAGGTATGATGGAGGACCTGAAAGAATAGTAGTATTCAATCGGAATGATCTAAGTGTACGTTGCAGTTGCAAAAAATACGAGAATGAAGGCATTTTATGTGGGCACGCATTGAAGGTGTTTGATACCGTGGGCATAAAAATAATTCCTCCTGAATACATTAAGAGGCGATGGACAAAAAGAGCTCGGGCTGGAGACTGTTTTGATCGGCGAGGACAGGAAGTTGTGGCTGATCCTAAAGTCATGATTTCAACTCGTTATCGGGAGCTCGCTCCGGCCATGATTAAGGTCGCAACTCGAGCAGCAATGTCGGAGGACACCAGCAAAGTAGCAATCACTGTCATATCCGATTTGTCAAAGAGAGTTGAGCTCCTCCTCTCAGAAAGCGAAGAGCAACCtttgcaaaatcaaaaaaatttgaatatgGAGGAAcgagataaaattgaaattgtaaATGAAATGGGGGAGGCAGTAGTCGCAAGAGGCATTAAAAAACGAGGCGGTGGGAAGAAAAGTAGAGTGATGCGAAGTTGGGTCGATAAATTTGACagagtaaaaagaaaatctagatTATCAAGGACTACACAGACTACg GTCTCAGAATCGGAGCCGACATCGATTTCATTTGAAGAATACATGTTTATGGGATGCCGTTCATCTACTGACTCTGTTTCG ACGCATTCAATGAGTCAGACAGTGAATGGCCCTCCAAATGCTGTTGCTCCCGATATCGATGAAAGTCAAACG gTCCACCGTTTGGCTAATCAGGGGCCTCCTGCAAGTGTCCCTACAGAATGGATGCATCCcagattttctattttttccaaGCATAACTCCGTCAGAGATGTTTTAATG GAGGAGCGTGGGGCAATTTCAACACACTGTGATGTTGATGCATATCATGTATTTGCACCATCACCTCAG GAAAGAAATAACACACAGGGATTGCAACTACGCGTTGACGTCGCCTCCCCCCAAAATGAGGTTGATGAATGA